A region of Pyxidicoccus trucidator DNA encodes the following proteins:
- a CDS encoding sigma 54-interacting transcriptional regulator, which produces MEPPSAKETVDSGQQRRASPCEPERLSLLVMEGGSSSIVPLPRDGTLTIGRGAGVELLVQDASVSRRHARLSVVEGEARITDLDSHNGVRVNGELISGEQVLRSGDVVMLGDVTLVFHRRDIPPPQRLLLGAAPLRDRLAEELERVLRYERALSVVALALGPTDVPLEELVRALGGGLRLMDLVGRGGPTQLFVLLPELTAEEAEEVVQPMLEGLVPLAPEVRAGVACAPQDGLDADTLISAARAVALTAPSGGLRISGPDLYQLALGERSVMVADESLVRLFELLRRLASSPIPVLIHGETGAGKENAAWAVHHWSPRAQRPFISLNCAALPESLVESELFGAERGAFSGAVASRAGLLERASGGTLFLDEVAELPLSVQAKLLRALDQQRITRLGDSRERPVDLRIVAATHRVLADEVKAGRFRQDLFFRLSASVVVLPPLRNRPRELPLLATRFLQEALARAGRTAPRISAAAMDVLRAHPWPGNVRELKNVMEYAATTATGPMLEASHLPDSLQRPPEEEAPPLPPTAPAPDTAPASFRPIAEEVRELEYRRMREALEATGGVQTRAAQLIGMPLRTFKFKARRYQLPRPRAARD; this is translated from the coding sequence ATGGAGCCCCCCAGCGCGAAAGAAACCGTGGATTCGGGCCAGCAGCGCCGCGCCTCTCCCTGCGAGCCGGAGCGCCTCTCCCTGCTGGTGATGGAGGGGGGCTCGTCCTCGATTGTGCCCCTGCCTCGCGACGGCACACTCACCATCGGCCGCGGCGCGGGCGTCGAGCTCCTCGTACAGGACGCCTCGGTGAGCCGGCGCCACGCCCGGCTGAGCGTGGTGGAAGGCGAGGCCCGAATCACCGACCTCGACAGCCACAACGGCGTCCGCGTCAACGGCGAGCTCATCTCCGGCGAGCAGGTGCTGCGCAGCGGAGACGTGGTGATGCTGGGAGACGTCACGCTCGTCTTCCACCGGAGGGACATCCCCCCGCCACAGCGGCTCCTGCTGGGCGCCGCCCCGCTGCGGGACAGGTTGGCGGAGGAGCTGGAGCGGGTGCTGCGCTACGAGCGCGCGCTGAGCGTCGTCGCGCTGGCCCTGGGACCCACGGATGTCCCCCTGGAGGAACTGGTCCGCGCGCTCGGCGGCGGCCTGCGACTGATGGACCTGGTGGGACGGGGCGGGCCCACGCAGCTCTTCGTCCTGCTGCCCGAGCTGACGGCGGAGGAGGCGGAGGAGGTCGTCCAGCCCATGCTGGAGGGCCTCGTCCCGCTGGCGCCCGAGGTGCGGGCGGGCGTGGCCTGTGCCCCGCAGGACGGGCTGGACGCGGACACCCTCATCTCCGCGGCGCGGGCGGTGGCGCTGACAGCGCCCTCCGGCGGCCTTCGCATCAGCGGCCCGGACCTGTATCAGCTCGCGCTCGGAGAGCGCTCGGTGATGGTGGCGGATGAGTCCCTGGTGCGCCTCTTCGAGCTGCTCCGACGGCTGGCCTCGAGCCCCATCCCCGTCCTCATCCATGGCGAGACGGGCGCGGGCAAGGAGAACGCCGCCTGGGCCGTGCACCACTGGTCGCCGCGCGCGCAGCGGCCGTTCATCTCCCTCAACTGCGCGGCCCTGCCGGAGAGCCTCGTGGAGAGCGAGCTGTTCGGCGCCGAGCGGGGCGCCTTCTCCGGCGCGGTGGCCTCGCGGGCCGGCCTGCTGGAGCGGGCCAGCGGGGGCACGCTCTTCCTTGACGAGGTAGCGGAGCTGCCGCTCTCCGTGCAGGCCAAGCTGCTGCGCGCGTTGGACCAGCAGCGCATCACCCGCCTGGGAGACTCGCGCGAGCGCCCGGTGGACCTGCGCATCGTCGCCGCCACCCACCGCGTGCTTGCGGACGAGGTGAAGGCCGGCCGCTTTCGCCAGGACCTCTTCTTCCGCCTGTCGGCCTCCGTCGTCGTGCTGCCGCCCTTGCGAAACCGTCCCCGCGAGCTGCCGCTGCTGGCCACCCGCTTCCTCCAGGAGGCCCTGGCCCGCGCGGGCAGGACGGCGCCGCGCATCTCCGCCGCCGCCATGGACGTGCTCCGGGCGCACCCGTGGCCGGGCAACGTGCGCGAATTGAAGAACGTCATGGAGTACGCCGCCACCACCGCCACCGGCCCCATGCTGGAGGCCTCCCACCTGCCGGACTCCCTCCAGCGTCCCCCGGAAGAGGAAGCCCCTCCGCTCCCGCCCACGGCGCCCGCCCCGGACACGGCCCCCGCGAGCTTCCGCCCCATCGCCGAGGAGGTCCGCGAGCTGGAGTACCGCCGGATGCGAGAGGCCCTGGAGGCCACCGGCGGCGTACAGACGCGCGCCGCGCAGCTCATCGGCATGCCGCTGCGGACCTTCAAGTTCAAGGCCCGGCGCTACCAGCTCCCGCGCCCGCGCGCCGCTCGCGATTGA
- a CDS encoding linear amide C-N hydrolase, whose amino-acid sequence MFVSARALEMPGVIEQSVYVMPSKQSWPLTPAAPGAAAAQGWTTLNWTNPYGFVGIAPSGSNWDTLPTFNDGINSEGLSVGALWLAPGTQYGTIGAGTQSNQVSFLDFPAWILGNFASVNDFLSAFQKIIVVGPQPGEKFYVPLHYIVTDNTGQSAVIEFIGGTPQIYKCTNGVMTNWPTYDWQLTNVKNYYNLTLVGSATSTSGAGNPVGGGLVGLPGDSLSASRFVRATILSQGISQLPADGMGWLPAPGIFQTSPPSKTPPGFAGPEQTAVMVALQLTQICMGTPYGMLLETVKNSPSTTGTPDTMPPSYTTTYGDYTMWTSVRDHTNLKYYFMSAFSGILTMIDLNSLNFATTPAYPKAASIAIMPQGGAPWRVDATKMLTPAAA is encoded by the coding sequence ATGTTCGTGAGCGCGAGAGCGCTGGAGATGCCGGGAGTGATTGAGCAGAGCGTCTACGTAATGCCGAGCAAGCAGTCCTGGCCGCTGACACCGGCCGCTCCCGGCGCGGCGGCAGCCCAGGGGTGGACGACGCTCAATTGGACCAATCCCTATGGTTTCGTGGGGATCGCCCCCTCCGGGAGCAACTGGGACACTCTGCCGACCTTCAACGACGGCATCAACAGCGAGGGGCTGTCCGTCGGAGCGCTGTGGCTCGCCCCCGGTACCCAGTACGGCACCATTGGGGCTGGGACGCAGAGCAATCAGGTGTCGTTCCTGGATTTTCCCGCGTGGATCCTCGGCAACTTCGCGTCGGTCAATGACTTCCTGTCAGCCTTTCAGAAGATCATCGTCGTCGGGCCTCAGCCGGGAGAGAAGTTCTATGTCCCGCTGCACTACATCGTGACGGACAACACCGGTCAGAGCGCCGTCATCGAGTTCATCGGGGGCACGCCCCAGATCTACAAGTGCACCAACGGCGTCATGACCAACTGGCCGACCTACGACTGGCAGCTGACGAACGTCAAGAACTACTACAATCTGACGCTCGTCGGCAGCGCCACCTCCACCTCGGGTGCCGGCAATCCCGTCGGGGGCGGTCTGGTCGGATTGCCCGGAGACTCGCTGTCCGCCTCGCGATTCGTCAGAGCAACCATCCTCTCCCAGGGCATCAGCCAGCTCCCGGCGGACGGTATGGGCTGGCTGCCGGCGCCAGGCATCTTCCAGACGTCGCCGCCGTCGAAGACCCCGCCCGGCTTCGCCGGTCCAGAGCAGACCGCGGTCATGGTCGCGCTGCAGCTCACGCAGATCTGCATGGGGACGCCGTACGGGATGCTGCTGGAAACGGTGAAGAACTCGCCGTCCACGACGGGCACTCCAGACACCATGCCACCCTCGTATACGACCACGTACGGCGACTACACGATGTGGACGAGCGTACGCGACCACACCAATCTCAAGTACTACTTCATGTCTGCGTTTAGCGGGATTCTCACGATGATCGACCTGAACTCGCTGAACTTCGCCACCACACCGGCGTACCCGAAGGCCGCGAGCATCGCGATCATGCCCCAGGGGGGCGCGCCGTGGCGCGTGGATGCGACGAAGATGCTCACGCCCGCAGCCGCGTGA
- a CDS encoding ADYC domain-containing protein: MKDGLDQRSAVALMAILVSLVGCVAHGSISSTATGGGTPEVSELATHCPGGTTCPGDGNGPGIYVSDTGSYCLWLNPASNLRFCPESFENLPAKTGGVSSVRLKGRLWSGGEDREVLSTPIQVRYDGDKKGSLLKVEPSTVPDTSRLGFTYLLQGAVTPAHVVGSTLPKLTLLFMVDTPDAYTLELTFTEVALAGATNPDRPDTQLKLFRYRARYDNTRRNISGYYCSLPGDAQATPESEKTPLALSVLPAHQVNGATGVIQASASSVTMACVSGAIVTCMENWNYVPWNPTLEANGNPTRFLGACIQGKRAAYFAHPKTHPYQDFNSYTVEGTDIRIRDNVINFAKLSIEQGNIEAIWDTSGAVCFNPSNQRRPDLFVLEDWNPEALPLLPACTAEDLQPHRIITGKAAP, encoded by the coding sequence ATGAAGGACGGACTCGACCAGCGGAGCGCGGTGGCACTGATGGCCATCCTGGTTTCACTCGTGGGGTGCGTGGCCCACGGAAGCATCTCGAGCACGGCGACGGGCGGCGGGACTCCGGAGGTCAGCGAGCTCGCCACACACTGTCCCGGTGGGACGACCTGCCCGGGCGACGGCAACGGTCCCGGCATCTACGTCTCCGACACCGGCAGCTACTGCCTCTGGCTCAACCCCGCGAGCAACCTGCGCTTCTGCCCGGAGTCCTTCGAGAACCTCCCGGCGAAGACTGGCGGTGTGAGCAGCGTGCGGCTCAAGGGGCGGCTCTGGTCCGGAGGCGAGGACAGGGAGGTCCTCAGCACCCCCATCCAGGTCCGCTACGACGGCGACAAGAAGGGCAGCCTGCTCAAGGTGGAGCCCTCCACCGTGCCGGACACGTCCCGGCTCGGCTTCACCTACCTGCTCCAGGGAGCGGTGACTCCCGCTCACGTGGTGGGCTCGACGCTGCCGAAGCTGACGCTGCTCTTCATGGTCGACACCCCGGACGCCTATACCCTCGAGCTCACCTTCACGGAGGTCGCGCTCGCGGGCGCGACCAACCCGGACAGGCCAGACACGCAGCTCAAGCTCTTCCGCTATCGGGCCAGGTACGACAACACCAGGCGGAATATCTCCGGGTACTACTGCTCGCTCCCGGGCGACGCGCAGGCCACTCCCGAGAGCGAGAAGACGCCGCTCGCGCTCTCCGTCCTGCCGGCGCACCAGGTGAATGGCGCCACGGGCGTCATCCAGGCCTCTGCGAGCTCGGTCACCATGGCCTGCGTCTCGGGCGCCATCGTCACCTGCATGGAGAACTGGAACTACGTGCCCTGGAACCCCACGCTCGAGGCCAACGGGAACCCGACCCGGTTCCTCGGCGCCTGCATCCAGGGCAAGCGTGCCGCCTACTTCGCCCACCCGAAGACGCACCCGTATCAGGACTTCAACAGCTACACGGTGGAGGGAACCGACATCCGCATCCGCGACAACGTCATCAACTTCGCGAAGCTCAGCATCGAGCAGGGCAACATCGAGGCCATCTGGGACACCTCGGGAGCGGTCTGCTTCAATCCGTCCAACCAGCGCCGGCCGGACCTCTTCGTCCTGGAGGACTGGAACCCGGAGGCCCTGCCCCTGCTCCCCGCCTGTACCGCGGAGGACCTCCAGCCCCACCGCATCATCACCGGCAAGGCCGCGCCCTGA